Proteins co-encoded in one Hymenobacter swuensis DY53 genomic window:
- a CDS encoding MOSC domain-containing protein, with the protein MPFPFFGDDKSTIARLLSTLPQQGRVEWIGLRPARRQPLLSVPEAEAETDRHLLGDHARPKAGGKRQITLIQHEHLGAVAGFLGMPEPVAPERLRRNLVVSGLNLLALKNRRIGIGSEVVLEITGECHPCSRMEEELGPGGYNAMRGHGGLTARIVQGGHIAVGDVVRVLELEKKPAPAPAAGESN; encoded by the coding sequence ATGCCCTTCCCCTTTTTCGGCGACGATAAATCAACCATTGCCCGCCTACTCAGCACCTTGCCCCAACAGGGCCGGGTAGAGTGGATTGGGTTGCGCCCAGCCCGCCGCCAGCCGTTACTGAGCGTGCCCGAAGCTGAGGCCGAAACCGACCGGCATCTGCTGGGTGACCACGCCCGGCCCAAAGCCGGCGGCAAGCGCCAGATTACCCTTATTCAGCACGAGCATTTGGGCGCCGTGGCCGGGTTTCTGGGGATGCCGGAGCCGGTAGCCCCGGAGCGGCTGCGCCGCAACCTGGTGGTGAGCGGCCTGAACCTGCTAGCCCTAAAAAACCGGCGCATCGGCATCGGCTCCGAGGTGGTGCTGGAAATTACCGGCGAGTGCCATCCCTGCTCCCGCATGGAGGAAGAGCTGGGACCAGGCGGCTACAATGCTATGCGCGGCCACGGTGGCCTCACGGCCCGCATTGTGCAAGGCGGCCATATTGCCGTGGGCGACGTGGTGCGGGTACTAGAATTGGAAAAGAAACCAGCTCCGGCCCCGGCGGCGGGAGAATCCAACTGA
- a CDS encoding VIT1/CCC1 transporter family protein codes for MQHQHPHPENHLTSSAMLQDIVIGLSDGLTVPFALAAGLSGAVQSSGLVITAGLAEVVAGSIAMGLGGYLAGRTEVEHYAAELQREYQEIAEVPHVERAEVDELLQEMGLSAATRAQAVRELTADPDQWVRFMMKYELGLEKPDPRQAPKSAFTISTAYAVGGLIPLSAYFLTATPTEGLVLSAVMTLVCLLIFGYLKSRMTGQPPVWGALKMAGTGALAAGAAFLVARQFERQ; via the coding sequence ATGCAGCACCAACATCCGCACCCCGAAAACCACCTGACCAGCTCGGCCATGCTACAGGACATTGTAATCGGCCTCTCGGATGGGCTGACGGTGCCGTTTGCGCTGGCGGCTGGTCTGAGTGGGGCGGTGCAATCCTCAGGGCTGGTGATTACGGCCGGGCTGGCCGAGGTGGTGGCCGGTTCCATTGCCATGGGCCTAGGCGGCTACTTGGCCGGGCGTACCGAGGTAGAGCATTACGCGGCCGAACTACAGCGTGAATACCAGGAAATTGCGGAAGTCCCCCACGTCGAACGGGCCGAGGTAGACGAGCTACTCCAGGAAATGGGCCTCTCGGCAGCCACCCGGGCGCAGGCCGTGCGCGAGCTTACCGCCGACCCCGACCAATGGGTGCGCTTCATGATGAAATACGAGCTGGGCCTCGAAAAACCCGACCCACGCCAGGCCCCCAAGAGTGCCTTTACCATCAGCACGGCCTATGCAGTAGGCGGCCTCATTCCGCTCAGCGCCTACTTCCTGACGGCTACGCCCACCGAGGGTCTGGTGCTGTCTGCCGTGATGACGCTGGTGTGCCTGTTGATTTTCGGCTACCTCAAGAGCCGCATGACCGGCCAGCCACCGGTGTGGGGAGCCCTCAAGATGGCCGGTACCGGAGCCCTAGCAGCTGGTGCGGCTTTTCTGGTCGCGCGGCAGTTCGAGAGGCAGTAG
- a CDS encoding Dps family protein: protein MAKTTAKPAAAPKAAPKASAAKKAAPASNGQTASVQPILNQQFNAPAPLQKYGTVSQRLPIGLDEKTRQQSVTNLNQLLADTITLRDLYKKHHWQVVGPTFYQLHLLYDKHYEEQSTLVDTIAERIQILGGVAVAMAHDVAELTSIPRPPRDREEAPIQVGRLLEAHQIILKNCHDFAKQADEAGDDGTNDLAVSDVMRLNELQVWFVSEHVVDTPLARAE from the coding sequence ATGGCCAAAACCACCGCCAAACCAGCTGCCGCCCCCAAGGCTGCTCCTAAAGCCTCGGCTGCTAAAAAAGCTGCTCCTGCCTCTAATGGCCAGACCGCCAGCGTGCAGCCCATTTTGAACCAGCAGTTCAACGCCCCCGCGCCGCTCCAGAAGTACGGTACCGTGTCGCAGCGCTTACCCATCGGGCTCGACGAGAAAACCCGTCAGCAGAGCGTAACCAATCTCAACCAACTGCTGGCCGACACCATCACGCTGCGCGACCTGTACAAAAAACACCATTGGCAGGTAGTAGGCCCTACTTTTTATCAACTGCATCTGCTCTACGATAAGCACTACGAAGAGCAAAGCACCCTGGTAGATACCATTGCTGAGCGCATTCAGATTCTGGGTGGTGTGGCCGTGGCCATGGCCCACGATGTGGCCGAGCTGACCAGTATTCCGCGCCCGCCCCGTGACCGGGAGGAGGCCCCGATTCAGGTAGGCCGTCTGCTGGAAGCCCACCAGATCATCCTCAAAAACTGCCACGACTTCGCTAAGCAGGCCGATGAGGCCGGCGACGACGGGACCAACGACTTGGCTGTGAGTGACGTCATGCGTCTCAACGAATTGCAGGTATGGTTCGTGTCGGAGCACGTAGTAGATACGCCTTTGGCCCGCGCTGAGTAA
- a CDS encoding low affinity iron permease family protein, whose protein sequence is MAVDFTSTARSNFFARFAGAVTAWSGTTQAFCLALGIVLAWAGTGPLFHYSETWQLVINTGTTIVTFLMVFLIQRAQNKDSLVLHLKLNELIAAHKGASNRLINAQDFSEQEINLLHGYFSLLAEKARQDHDLGRMHSVEEAEENHQEKQKAHR, encoded by the coding sequence ATGGCTGTTGATTTCACTTCTACTGCCCGGTCCAACTTCTTTGCCCGCTTTGCCGGGGCAGTTACTGCTTGGTCGGGTACTACCCAAGCGTTTTGTCTGGCCCTGGGCATAGTACTGGCATGGGCCGGTACGGGGCCGTTGTTTCACTACTCCGAAACCTGGCAGCTGGTCATTAATACCGGTACCACTATTGTGACCTTTCTGATGGTGTTTCTGATTCAGCGGGCCCAGAACAAGGATTCTCTGGTGCTACACCTGAAGCTGAATGAGCTGATTGCCGCCCACAAAGGAGCCAGTAACCGCCTCATCAACGCTCAGGACTTCTCGGAGCAGGAAATCAACCTGCTACACGGTTACTTCAGCCTACTGGCTGAGAAGGCCCGGCAGGACCACGACCTGGGCCGCATGCACTCAGTGGAGGAAGCGGAAGAAAATCACCAAGAAAAGCAAAAGGCGCATCGCTAA
- a CDS encoding DUF4153 domain-containing protein, which produces MKLPSLQQLAAEAARVVRRFPFTLLCAVVLCGTGIYTNHLNYQQRQHLEWLFPLLSAAGLGLSGTLAVALTAERYYWRPALRWGALAAVLGLLAVWYAVAPTEPTSEWGARLALLLLGTHLTVAAGPYLSELRRQADTPGFWRYNETLFLRILTAGLYSGVLFAGCALALVAVENLFFVDIKPRVYADLFVVLGSVFNTWFFLAGVPHDFAALEQETSYPKGLKVFTQFVLLPLVVLYLGILYAYLGRILLLQALPQGWVSMLVLALAMAGIFALLLIHPIRHAAENTWIRTFGRWFYLALFPLLGLLAVAISTRIRAYGITEERYFVLVLAAWLFGIALYFLARRGQGIIWIPASLAVVALLAAGGPWGAFAVAQRSQLNQLREISMQYKLLKDGKLDGAGKRVPNLPKEARKRINSVFDFFADREDVEKLQPLFATKLVLPGSLQNKPRWLHTYHRTKQLHTISGLPEWNEYGADAIDNTHFSFTTEHLDAQPLGQGRCWLRTLDLSTYQRLKDVNQAEFTLREGTFQLVKTPQGQYLELRKQTDLNSWKPVLKMNMAAFCDSLIEYSGDSDFTSVPLTSAATYPAYSQ; this is translated from the coding sequence ATGAAACTACCCTCTCTGCAGCAACTGGCTGCCGAAGCGGCCCGCGTGGTGCGGCGCTTTCCTTTCACGTTGCTATGCGCCGTTGTGTTGTGCGGAACTGGCATCTATACCAACCACCTCAACTATCAGCAGCGGCAGCACCTAGAGTGGCTGTTTCCGTTGCTGTCGGCGGCGGGGTTAGGCTTATCGGGCACGTTGGCGGTGGCTCTCACGGCCGAGCGATATTACTGGCGGCCGGCGCTGCGTTGGGGCGCGTTGGCGGCGGTGCTGGGGCTGCTGGCAGTCTGGTACGCCGTGGCTCCCACCGAACCCACTTCGGAGTGGGGCGCGCGGCTGGCCTTGCTGCTGTTGGGTACGCACTTGACCGTAGCCGCCGGCCCCTACCTCTCCGAGCTGCGCCGCCAAGCCGATACGCCGGGTTTCTGGCGCTACAACGAAACTCTGTTCCTGCGCATCCTTACGGCCGGGCTGTATTCCGGGGTACTGTTTGCGGGCTGCGCGTTGGCCTTGGTAGCCGTCGAAAACCTGTTTTTCGTGGATATCAAGCCGCGGGTTTATGCCGATTTGTTTGTGGTGCTCGGCTCCGTCTTCAACACTTGGTTTTTCCTAGCCGGGGTGCCGCACGACTTCGCGGCGCTGGAGCAGGAAACCAGCTACCCCAAGGGCCTAAAGGTATTTACCCAATTCGTGCTGTTGCCGCTGGTGGTGCTGTACCTAGGCATTCTGTACGCCTACCTAGGCCGGATTCTGCTGCTCCAGGCGCTGCCGCAGGGCTGGGTATCGATGCTGGTGCTGGCCTTGGCTATGGCCGGTATCTTTGCGCTGCTGCTGATTCATCCTATCCGCCACGCCGCCGAAAACACCTGGATTCGCACCTTCGGGCGGTGGTTTTACCTGGCGCTATTTCCGTTGCTAGGGTTGCTGGCCGTGGCCATAAGCACCCGCATCCGGGCCTACGGCATCACCGAGGAGCGGTATTTCGTGCTGGTGCTGGCCGCCTGGCTATTCGGCATTGCCCTCTACTTTCTGGCGCGGCGCGGGCAGGGTATCATTTGGATTCCGGCTTCCCTGGCGGTGGTGGCGTTGCTAGCGGCCGGTGGGCCGTGGGGAGCGTTTGCCGTGGCCCAGCGCAGCCAACTCAACCAACTACGTGAAATCAGCATGCAGTACAAGTTGCTGAAAGATGGGAAGCTGGATGGAGCGGGGAAGCGGGTGCCTAATTTGCCCAAAGAAGCCCGCAAGCGCATTAATTCGGTGTTTGACTTCTTCGCAGATCGGGAAGATGTGGAAAAGCTGCAACCGCTGTTTGCCACAAAGCTTGTCTTGCCCGGTTCACTTCAAAACAAGCCCAGATGGTTGCATACGTATCACCGAACCAAACAACTCCACACTATCAGCGGGTTGCCAGAGTGGAATGAGTACGGAGCAGATGCCATAGATAACACGCACTTTTCTTTTACTACTGAGCACTTGGATGCTCAGCCACTGGGCCAGGGCCGGTGTTGGCTGCGCACATTGGACTTATCAACGTACCAAAGGCTGAAGGATGTAAACCAAGCAGAATTTACACTCCGTGAGGGCACCTTTCAGCTAGTAAAAACTCCTCAAGGCCAGTATCTGGAGTTGAGGAAGCAGACGGATTTGAACAGTTGGAAGCCTGTTCTAAAAATGAATATGGCGGCATTTTGTGATTCATTGATAGAATATAGCGGTGACTCTGATTTTACTTCAGTCCCCCTTACCAGCGCAGCGACTTACCCTGCATATTCGCAATAA